In one window of Hyla sarda isolate aHylSar1 chromosome 1, aHylSar1.hap1, whole genome shotgun sequence DNA:
- the LOC130273101 gene encoding putative nuclease HARBI1: MLNVAKDYIKFPASMEEIQAIKEQFYNIAGFPNVLGAIDCTHVALVPPADSEHVYRNRKMYRSINVQVLVGPNLQILDIVPNYPGSCHDSFILQGTELFRRFQRGDYGDSLILGDNGYRLSSWLMTPYLNPRTPAEQRYNLAHKNTRSIVERTFGILKSRFRCLDVSGGALLYKPKIVCQIIIACAILHNIANKHNIETPLADDLRAEIQINLDQNIPADNAGQLLRQHITNQYFA, encoded by the exons ATGCTTAACGTAGCCAAAGATTATATCAAATTTCCAGCCAGTATGGAGGAAATCCAAGCCATCAAGGAGCAATTTTACAACATTGCTGGTTTCCCCAATGTCCTAGGAGCCATTGATTGTACACATGTGGCCCTTGTACCACCTGCAGACTCAGAACACGTTTACCGCAACCGTAAAATGTACAGGTCCATTAACGTTCAAGTGTTAGTTGGTCCAAATTTGCAAATCCTGGACATAGTACCTAATTACCCAGGCTCGTGCCATGATTCATTTATTCTACAAGGCACGGAATTATTCAGAAGGTTTCAAAGAGGAGACTATGGCGATAGTCTTATTCTTG GGGACAATGGATACCGCTTGTCAAGTTGGTTGATGACACCATACCTCAATCCACGGACTCCGGCAGAACAGCGATACAATCTGGCTCACAAAAATACGCGCTCAATTGTGGAGCGGACATTTGGCATTTTAAAAAGTCGCTTCAGATGCTTGGATGTTAGTGGTGGAGCTCTGTTATATAAACCCAAGATCGTGTGTCAAATTATTATTGCCTGTGCCATTTTACACAACATTGCGAATAAGCACAACATTGAAACCCCCTTGGCAGATGATCTAAGGGCTGAAATTCAAATTAATTTGGATCAGAATATTCCCGCAGATAATGCTGGCCAGTTGTTAAGGCAGCACATAACAAATCAATATTTTGCGTAA